DNA from Anopheles cruzii unplaced genomic scaffold, idAnoCruzAS_RS32_06 scaffold00776_ctg1, whole genome shotgun sequence:
ATGTGAAGCCCAACTTTGTGCAGATGGGACCGTACGTGTTTTCTGAGCGACACGAGCGTGGAATGGTGACTTGGAACGCCAACGATACGCTTACGTTCAACCAGAAGCGCATCTGGCACTATCTACCGGAGTTCTCGAACGGGGACTATTACAACGATCGCGTCACGACGCTGAACCCAGTGCTAGCGGTAGGTTTGTACAGGGCCTGTTGCTCCTGCTCGTGTCACAAATGGCTTACCAGACCTCAAATGCTTGTTCCAGACCGTTGGTAAAACGTTGGAGGGGAACGCACTACTACCGTTTCTTGATGGCTTAATCATGGCAAACGTGCTCGCTGAATTTCTGTACGAGGACATTCCGGTGCGTGAAATGTTATTCGATGGGCACCCCGACTTGCTGCTGCAAACGTTGGGCGACTTGCTTGCTATCATACCACCGGGCCAACTGCCCGACATCACTCTGCCTCCTTGGGACGGCTTCGGGTGGTTTGTGGAACGCAACGAAAGTCTCGAATACGACGGTACGTTCCAGATGGGCACGGGAGTTGACCATCGTCAAAACACCGGTGTCATGCGCCAGTGGAACAACGCCCCACAGGTGCCCAACTATCGCGGAGTCTGCGGTCAGGTGCGAGGATCGGGAGGAGAagtgtggccaccgatggGACGTAACTTGGGTGACAACATTAGGCCGCTCCACATTTTCCTGCCGGATCTGTGTAGTGCACTCACCTTGCGCCATGAGTCCGACTTCAGGGTGCACGGTCTGGATGGAATGTTGTGGGTTGGGCACGCAGAAAACTTCGACAACGGACATACGATGCCAGAAACGGAGTGCCAATGTACGGCCCCGGTCGAGGAGTGTCCCGTGTATCCGCCCGGTGTGCTCGACGTGTCGGAGTGTAAATTTGGCGCCCCGCTGCTCGTAAGCTATCCGCATTTCTATCTTGCCGATCCGAGCTACGTTGACGCCGTGACAGGCGTAAGTCCCAACAAGACGCTGCATGAGTTCCGCTTTGCCTTGCATCCTTTCTCGGGTATCCCGATGACCGCGAATGGCCGCATCCAGTACAATATGCATCTCAAAGACTATGGTTTAAGGTACGTACTACTATCCCTGACCCTGCGCACAGACCTCAACAAACCTTTTTTGTGAATATTTTCTTCTGTAGTTTGTTCAGCGAGGTACCAGATATTGTAATTCCCGCATTTTGGATTGAGCAACGCATGGTGCTCACCGAAGACATCGCCGATGATTTAAAGGTATGGTTGATTTAAACGG
Protein-coding regions in this window:
- the LOC128276230 gene encoding protein croquemort-like, whose amino-acid sequence is MCCCSKRYTNTAKKLWAFGGVVAIFVAAAFFGFGLPAIIDAVALTEFRVKEGARVYENFFDGEVPIFFDIYLFNWTNPEEVRNPNVKPNFVQMGPYVFSERHERGMVTWNANDTLTFNQKRIWHYLPEFSNGDYYNDRVTTLNPVLATVGKTLEGNALLPFLDGLIMANVLAEFLYEDIPVREMLFDGHPDLLLQTLGDLLAIIPPGQLPDITLPPWDGFGWFVERNESLEYDGTFQMGTGVDHRQNTGVMRQWNNAPQVPNYRGVCGQVRGSGGEVWPPMGRNLGDNIRPLHIFLPDLCSALTLRHESDFRVHGLDGMLWVGHAENFDNGHTMPETECQCTAPVEECPVYPPGVLDVSECKFGAPLLVSYPHFYLADPSYVDAVTGVSPNKTLHEFRFALHPFSGIPMTANGRIQYNMHLKDYGLSLFSEVPDIVIPAFWIEQRMVLTEDIADDLKLIHNLRWGFIYTAYALCGVGALMLGLSLYAAFFVWKD